The genome window GAGCATTATCTGGATGATGTGGTTAATAACGTTATCTATCCGGTCACCGGCGGCAATCGTGAAATTACGCGGGCGCTGCGTGAGCAAATGATAAAAGCGGGTTTTAATCAGCCGCATTAAATGACCTGGGCCCCCACAGGATGCCCTGTCTTGATGCTTCGGGCAGCAGCGCAACCGGGAATATCAGCGTCGCTGCTGCCTTAGCTTAGATAAGAGCAGAGAGCAGCAAACACCCCACCAGCCCGCAAACCGAAATAATGGTCTCCAGCGCCGACCATGAGCGCATGGTTTCACCAATGGTCAGGTTAAAATACTCCTTGAACAGCCAGAAGCCAGGATCGTTAACGTGCGAGAAAATGACGCTGCCTGCTCCCACGGCGATCACCATCAGCTCCGGGCTGGCACCGGAAGTGGCAATCAGCGGCGCAACAATACCACCAGCAGTAATGGCGGCAACGGTTGCCGATCCCAGCGCAATACGCAGTACGGCGGCAATCGACCAGGCCATAAAAATAGGTGACAGGTTAGTAGCATGCATCAGACCGGCAATATATTTGTCCACGCCGCTGTCCACCAGTACCTGCTTAAAGGCGCCGCCGCCGCCGATAATCAGTAGCATCATGGCGATAATCTTGATGGAATCAGTCAGCGTATCCATCACCTCTTCCATACTGCGGCCGCGATTAAGACCAAAGGTAAAAATACCAATCAGTACCGCTATCAGGGTTGCCATTACCGGATCGCCAAAGAACTCCGCCCAGGGCAGCAACGGGTTATCTTTAGGCAGGACCATTTCCGCTACGGCACGTAAAGCCATCAACACAACTGGTACCAGCGCGGTCCATACGCTGACGCCAAAGCCAGGCATCTCCTCTTCGCTAAAGGTTTTCGGGTTGTAAAGCCCTTCCGGGATAGGCTTATCAATGTTTTTCAGAAAGCGCGCATAAACCGGACCCGCCAGAATTACCGTCGGGATCGCCAACAGCGTGCCGAACAACAGCGTTTTTCCCATATCGGCGTTAAACAGCGTGGCAATTGCGGTCGGTCCCGGGTGCGGCGGCAGGAAACCATGCGTTACAGATAAAGCGGTGGCCATCGGCACGCCAACGTAGAGCAGCGGCACGCGCGCCGAGGCAGCAATGCTGAACACCAGCGGCAGCATCAACACAAACCCCACTTCATAAAACAGAGCGAAGCCCACGGTAAAGCCGGTTAATACCACGGCCCACTGAATATGACGGTGGCCAAATTTAGCAATCAGCGTAGTGGCGATCCGCTGCGCCCCGCCACAGTCCGCCAGAAGTTTTCCCAGCATCGCGCCGAATCCCATGATCAGCGCCAGGCTGCCAAGCGTACTGCCAACGCCAGCTTTAATGGAGGCGATCACTTTATCGACCGGCATCCCCTGCATTATTCCCACCACCAGCGCAACCAAAATCAGCGCAATAAATCCATTAAGCTTGAAGCGAATCATTAGCAGGAGCAGCAACGCGACTCCAACCGCAACGATAACTAATGGCATAATTTTTCTCCGGTGAATGGCCGCCAGGAATAACGGCCGACTTTATCATTGTGGGTCACGACAGAAATAAACTGAGTGACATGCTTAGCAGCAAGTAGAAGCGTTGCCATATTGTTACCGATAACATGGTAGCGGTAACAAATTGTCACTGGAATCAGAGCAGCAGGTAGAATTATTGATTTGCGAAGATGATCAACTTTTTACCGCCATGTTAACACTCATGAGCTATCCATAGCGGAGCGGTTGACTGTTAAACTCACCTCTCCTTACCAAACCGTGGCGGGAATAAACGTGTTGACCAGCCAGACGATCGCTAACCGACAAACCTTTTTTGGCCGGGGCAGCCTGCAACAGTTGCTACCGCTACTTCAGCAAACACCGCAAGCGACACTCCTGTTTTGCAGCCGCTCTTTCCTTAACAGCTCGCACTATGCCGCTATCAGTCCGGCGCTTAAGCCGTTGCTTATCGGCTATGAAGTTGTTACTCATGAAGCCTCGCCAGATAATATTGACCACTGGGTCGCACGCTGGCGCGGCAAGGTTGAACGCGTGGTGGCAATTGGCGGCGGCAGCGTTCTGGATGCTGCCAAAGCCTTTGCCGCCATGAGCCAGCACCCGCTTAACACTTTGCGCTATCTGGAAAAAACAGGCGATACGCCGGTCAGCGGCGTGACGCTGCCGTTAATTGCCGTTCCTGCTACGGCGGGCACCGGAAGCGAAGTGACGCAAAATGCGGTAGTCACCGACCAGCGTGATAACAAGGTTAAGGCTTCATTACGTCACGCTAATTTTGTGCCGCAGGTTGCCATTCTTGATGCTGATTTACTCGACGGCGCGCCCGATAAGGTACTCGCCTGCTGCGCTATCGATGCCTTTACCCATCTGTTTGAAGCCTGGCTTTCAGCCAAAGGGAATATGTTTACCCGGCAAACCGCGCTTAACGGCCTGCGTCAGTTTATTAAGGGCTGGCCCGATCTTAATCGTCAGGATGAACGCGGGGCTGAAGCGCGTGAGGCGATGTTGATGGCGTCGTGGCTGGGAGGATTAAGCCTGAGCATGGCCGGGTTAGGCGTTATCCACGGTATTGCGGGCGAGCTGGGCGCTATCAAAGCCTGGCATCACGGTGAAGTCTGTGGCCGCCTGCTGTTCCCCTTTCTGGCGCTACTGGACAACAGCGAGCATCCGCAGCAACAGGCATTAATGGCTGAACTACAGCTGGCGCTGTTTGGCGCAGCGCACCCGACACCGGCAAGCTATCTGGCACAGTGGCTACAGCAGCACGCGGTGTTTCCTTTCTGGCAGCAAAAGCTTGAGCTTAGCGCCAGCGAGGTCGGGTGGATAGTGGCACGCGCCAACAGTAAAAATTCGCTGGTCAATTACAGCCCTGCGCAACGGCGCTGGATGCTGGAACAGGCTTACCACTGTACCGATTAATCAAAGGGGGGGCGGCCCTCCAGCAGTTGCTGGATAACGTGCAGTACGCCCTCCTGATTATTTGACGGTGCCAGATACTTTGCTGCCGCCTTCACTCGTTCGGGCGCGTTAGCCATAGCGTAACCGAAACCTGCCTGGCTAAGCATCTCCAGATCGTTGCCGCCATCACCAAACGCCAGCACCTGTTGATGAGTGATCCCCCAGCGTTGCTGCAACAACGCCAGCCCGTGCGCTTTATGCAAACCAGGAATAATCAGATCAACAGAGCCATGACCGCTGGTCACGGCGGTCGCAACACCGGCATGATGTCGCTCGATATCCGCCATTAATATCGGAACATACTCATCCGGGAGATTCAGCGCGAATTTAAACAGACGATCGTGAATCGCATCCAGCCGCTCTACTGGCTGAAGGCGGTAACAGTAGCGGCGCATTTTTTCAATGTAGGCAGCGGGCGTTGAGGAAAAATACCAGGCGCTGTGGTAGCCACACAGCACATAATTGAGCTCAGGGTAGTTGCCGCGTGCCAGCGTATCAATAATCTTCTCCACGTCGTCGTGGGGAAACTCGCCCACGAAGCGATCTTCGCCCGCCTCGATGATATAAGCGCCGTTTTCCGCCACAAAGGCGATCTCATGTGCAATTTCAGGAAAAAAGGTGCGCAGCTGATAATACTGGTTGCCGCTGGCAACCACGAACCGAATACCGCGTGCCTTAAGCTCTGCATACTGTTCGGCAAAGCGCGCACGGTTATAATTTTTTCGGTCATCAAGAAAGGTGCCATCCATATCAACAGCAATAAGTTTGATATCCGCCATTATTTTGCCTCTGCTTACGCTAACTGAGGGTGATCTTAGCTGACGATCCCGTTTGCTGCTCTTCTGCCCCGTCTTAGTACTGACCTCTCTTTTAACGGCTGGCTGACGCATTTCACTTCGCCTTGATGCCTAATTTTTTCATTCCCGACAGCAGCGTAGTGCGTTTTAATCCTAAACGGCAGGCCGCACCGCGAGGACCGGCATCCACCCCGTTAGTCTCTTTCAGCACCTCAACAATACGTTCGCGCTCATCGGCAACATTCATTACCGGAGACGTTTTTTCCGGCATGTCAGTATGGATAATGGATAAGGGCCGACACATTGTAACGGAGGCTCGGTAAAAAGGAGAAGATGATGAAATATCAAGAATTGTTTAATTTCTGGTTCGAAGCAGCGTATAAAAATCAACGGTGTTAACCAGAGAATGTCTTAATTTGGGCAGATTAATGATGCTCACCAGACGCTTTCTTACGAGAGCACCTGGTGATATATCAGGAGGAAAGTATATCGCTGATATGGGCAGATAAATCTTCTTTTTTAATTCCAGTGAGTTCAGACAGACTGGAAGATAATTCTTCAATACTCTTGCCTGTTGATGACGGGCCAGACGTGGCATGAGCAAAGTAAAGCCCATTATCGAAACCAATATCGAAAGTAATATGATTAAGCTGAACACGTTGCATAAACGATCCTTTTAATAACATGAAATTCAGGCTTAACGATAATTTGATAATTCATCAAAGCATCGTTTGTTCCTGATAATGCTTCGTCAGGCAGTAACCGTACGGCCTCGCTAACGACGCACCAGCAAAAAGCCTTCTGAGCAAAAAAACGCACAACGGTAATAGTGTAAGTCTTATCTGCCATAAAGGCCAAATTAAATGCCCTGGTTCGGATGCTTTATGAGCCCGATTTCAAAACATGATTCTGATGCCAGTTGCCTTGTTAGCCGGAAAAAAGACGGATTTACTGAGAGCCTTAACGGACGCTGTCGTAATAAATAAGTTGATAATAAAGGAGTTACCGGCATCAACCACATCAGAGCAATCATGAATGACTAACGGCGGGTTTATAACGAATGCAGGCCCCATTTAGCACTGAATGACCAGATGCCATTAGAATCTGCAGCAGACTGGCGAAGCAGAAAATTTGAAGATAAACGAACCGACATAACTCACTGACGGTGGTATCTAATACAGGGGCTGGTCACTCAGACAAGTCAATTGCAGAATAATCCAGGATTTTTCTCAGCCAGAAATACCAACGCCTTTTGCCTAAGTCATTATTTTTATTTACAATACTTGGCAGTTTTGATTAAAGTATCTCTAAAAAACAGGTTCTAATTCTTTAACTAAGTGACTGTTCATTGGAGCAAATGGAATGCCACGCAATCTTGCACCTGCGTACTGTATAGTCCAACAACCTGGGAGCCTTGATTTCCAGGCGAGGATGCTTTTCCGTGACAGCAACTCAGAAGCCGCCCGCCTTTTTATTCAAAACAATGCAGACACTCCCTGGCTGAATCCAGGACAGATAGTGATCGTAGCAGATCCAGCATATTCACCAACCATGCAAATGCTCAGCGCTCTACGACAGGCGAAACAAAAAACCAACCGTGCGTTTGTTGGCGTAAGCTCTGAAGAAGCCAGTTTTATGCAGCAACACTACGGTTTGATTGCAGCCCTTACCACTGCGGGAGATAAAATTTTTGGCACGATTGGTGACGTTGGGGAAAGATATTTTTCAGAGATAGAAAATACTCTCAAAAAGATAGAAGTCAGTTACCAAAACCAATTCCGCACCCAGGGAACACTGATAAGCCAGCAATTCTTTGTAGAACGTAATCAGCTTTTCAACCAGTTAAAAGAACTTGTTAACAAGCCTTTACTGAAATCTTTAATCCGCTATGCGGTAAAGTTTAAACCTTACGAGGACATGCGTAGAGCGTTGAATCTTTCAAGCCGTTCTATAGTACATGAATGGTCAACCGTGGGGCTTGGCGGGTTACCCGGATATTCAAGCTATGTAGGAAATGCAGCAAAAGCGGCAAAATTCTTAAAATCAGGTGGATATATAGGGATAGGGTTTGCTTTTGCGGGGACAACTAACGATGTGGCCAGTGCTTGTGTCAAGGGACGTGAGAGTGAATGCAAAAGAACAGCATTCAAAGAGTACGGTAAGTTCGGCACTTCAACATTAACAGGTGTCGGAGCTGGTGCAGTTGGTTCCGTTGCTGGATTAGGTGTATGCGCAGCAATAGGAATCGCCACAGCAGGAACCGGCGCGGTAGTATGCGCAGCTATTGGCTCCATAGCTGCTGGTTATGTTGGTGCCAAAGCAAGTGACTCTGTAATGGATACAATTTATGAATACATGGGAATTTGAAGAGTGAAACCAGTAATCATGTTCTTAATCATACTTCCTTCTGTTTGCCTAATGGTAAGCGTTCTCCTCTATCTTTCCAATAGGGGCAGGTATAGTAAACTTATTTCTGATTTCCAAAAAAATCATATTCTACCCGCTCCTTATTTATTGCATTGCAATATGGGTTATTTAGGTTCACCACTAATGACCTATTTTTTCATACGTTTAAAAGAAAAAAAGAAGATATTTTTTTTAGCTAAGGATAGCCAAGCCTATAGCTTTGCTGTTGAAAGTGAAAATTACGATAGAATAAATATGCTCAAACCACTTTACTATACATTTTTATTAGGTTTTTTGAGCTGTAGCTTACTGATGCTGATTGCTTTATTTTTTAAGTTAAAAACATTATATTTAAATTATGTGTAACCCCCAATAATTTTATAATTAACCATTAATTTGAAATGTACTGGCTAAACTAATACAGGGAAAAGAAATATATTATATATCTGCCCTGTAGTTTCTTAAAATTTAGTTATCAATGGCAACTTTGCATCAAAGATTTATATTCTGTGACCCGCTCCCCGTTGATTAATACACCACGATGTTAATAATGTCTTCATATTGACCCGCTCCCCGTATGTGATCCATTCATTGACCATGAAAAAATCGTCGGATACATAATAGACGGTATCGGTGTAGTGCTTAGTGGTTTTCAGATTGTAGCCGGTGCCGGTTTACTGGCTGGCTCTGTTGCTACTGGAAATGTCATAGGAATCGTAGCTGGCTCAAGTTTGATAGTGAATGGCGCTGGCTCTGCTATTGAAGGGATTGATAAGCTAAGAGGCGTTCCTGACCCTTCTAACCCCGTAAGGGAAGCTTATGAAGACACAGCTGAATTTTTTGGTTTTGACCAGCGATTAGGGCTGCTTGCTTATCAGGTGGTTGATCTAACCACTTCATACTACCGGGTTTTAAAACTATCCTTGAAACCCGAAGCATGGAGGTTGTTCAAATATCTCCCAACTGATTACTACCGAAAGGTTCAAGTAATGAGTAAACCCGCTCTTGCTTTGAAAGGCGCAGGAGCAGCAGCTAAAGGAGCAGGTATAGGTATGAATCTTTACCAAATGCACGATGCTCAGGTAAAAAATTAATCGCTTGTTTTTTTAAATTTGTGACACTTCCACGCCAGATTCAGGGGCGTAACAAAATAAATTACCACTATACCAAAAGCGAGAACGATAAAATAAGAAAAGGCACTGGATTTATCAGCAGTGAACAGACCATATAAACCCACCAGTGCTAATAAAGCCAAACCTATAACTCCTCCCCAAAACCTTTTATTCAGGTCAATAACTAAACTTTGCAGAGTATCTGTCTGGCTTTGATCCTTTTTGATAATACCTTTTAATTTACCGATATCTTTACCAGAAAAACCATTATCAAGCAGCTTTTTTTCATAATCGTTCATCTAAATCTCATCCCAAATAATTTACGATATTGAGCCAATATATCATGATTAAGTGAGAGGTTTTGCTTGCTTTAGAATCCACCTGGCTACGATACCGTCAGCGGTGAAAAGGAGGAAATCAGATAGGTTTGCGAATTGCGTAACTAATTGATATTTAATGGCACGCCCTACAGGATTCGAACCTGTGACCTACGGCTTAGAAGATAATAGACCGTCATTTAACACACTGATTTAACGCCTGAAATCCATGTTCGCGCTTTGGTTTGTGTCGTTCTGTGTCGTTAATCGCGGTCCACGGTAATCTTCCAGCATAGAGCGACGCCACAATTACGACACAACGCGACACAGTGCATGCAAAGCTTTGGCAAAGGTCACAAAGCCCTGCATGTCCCAAATTTGTCTCACCTCTACCAAGCGCAAGAAGAATCGACCCCTTCCGAGGTTTTGAGTTGTTTTGCGCTAATTTTTTGCCCCATCCATGTCCCAGGGCTGACCCGCACCGACCTGGCGACAGAGTGATCAGTTCTGGTCAAGATGTTACAATCCGAAAACGCTATCGATTCCATTGAAAGGAAACAAAATGAGAGTTGCAGTGGTAATCCCTTCGTACAAGGTGAAAAAACACATACTGAATGTGATAGGAAAGATTGGCTCAACGGTTCAAAAAATCTACGTGATAGACGATTGCTGCCCGGAAGGAACTGGTGATTTTGTTTTAGAGCATAACACTGACGAAAGGGTATCAGTTATCAAGCATGAGGTTAACCAGGGGGTTGGCGGTGCGGTGATGACAGGATACAAGGCAGCGGTCAATGACGGCGTAGACATCGTTGTCAAGATTGATGGCGATGACCAGATGGAGCCGGCTCTGATACCAGACTTCACGGCGCCTATCATAGCCGGAGAAGCTGATTACACAAAAGGGAACCGATTTTTCAATCTGGACAATATTAGCGCCATGCCGAAGATCAGGATTTTTGGTAACGCTGTGTTGTCGTTCATGACGAAATTCTCATCAGGATATTGGGATATCTTTGATCCAACTAATGGGTACACGGCAATTCATACAGACGCGATTAAGCATCTCCCTCTGAGTAAGATATCAACGCGATATTTTTTTGAGTCTGACATATTATTTAGGCTGAACACTCTGAGAGCCGTTGTGGTTGATGTGCCGATGGACGCCAAGTATGAGGATGAAGAAAGTAACCTTAAGATTTCAAAAATAATCGGCGACTTTCTGTACAAGCATGGAAGAAACTTCTTCAAACGCGTTTTTTATAACTACTATCTGCGAGACATGTCAATCGCCTCAATAGAACTGCCCCTTGGGATTTTAATGTTCATATTTGGCGTTGTTGTTGGAGCAGTAAACTGGGCTGATGCTATCAGAACCGACATCCCAAACACATCAGGTACGGTCATGCTCGCGGCCTTGCCGGTTATTATTGGGTTACAGTTGATATTAGCATTCTTCGGCCACGACATAGCTAACACCCCGAGAAGAACATTTCATAACAGGTATAAAAAATGATTTACCTTATTACTATAGCCTGCGTCATTGGTATAGCTGTAGGCCAGATACTATTTAAGTTGTCATCTTCTGCATTAAGCAAGAGCGGAAGCTTATTCTCATTTGACACGCTTGTAATTCTGGTGCCTGCCCTTGCTTTGTATGGCGTTACAACACTGGCATGGATATGGGTTCTTCAGAAGATAGAGCTCGGCAAAGCATATCCTTTTATGGCACTTGCGTTTGTGCTTGTTCCAGTAGGTAGTCATTTCTTACTTGGGGAGAAGTTTAACCTTTCATACTTTCTGGGTGTCGCTTTAATCATGGTTGGCATCATCATAACATTAAGGTCTGCGTCATGATGTATTGGGCTTTGGTGTCAGTTTTTGGATATTTTCTCTACCTGGTATTTGTTGCTAAGCTTAAGTGGCAGCAAGCCCCGTTCATTGCTCTTAGCATTTGCACTTGCGTTTTGTATGCTAGTGGAATACTTGGTTTCCTTGAACAAGGCTGGGGCTTGGCGGTTTCGCTTGGATTCGTCCTTGGTGCTTATGCGATTTACAAAGAAAAGCCTGTTATTCCTGTGACATGGAATGGCATTCTTGCGACGTTGGTCAGTGTAGCACCTTTTGTATTTTCATTTCTTGCAGTTAAAAGCGATTATTTATTCACAGATTGGGATGAATTTTCTTTTTGGGGTGCGAGTATAAAAATAATGACTGTGACTAACGCTATCTACGATGGTGGTTCGTCATTGTCTAATACATTTAAGGCTTACCCACCGGTCCAGCAGCTTGCTCAATATCTATTTGTATATCCGGCAGGATGGAGCGAATCGGCTGTACTCAAGGCTCATAATGTTTACATATATTCGGCAATGTTGTTTGCTTCAGCCACGGTCATAAGAAAAGACGCATTACTGGCCGCCATAGCATTTGCAGCATCATCAACATTCATATACTTTTTCAAGTATGACATAGGGCATGTACTTGTAGATCAGCTCTTGGGTGTTGTTTTTCTGTCTGCGCTCTGCGTGGCGGTTTCTGCACAAGATAATGACAGAAAATACCTGTTACCATTGATTATTTTCATTCTGCCATTGATTAAGCAGATCGGATTGGTATTTGGATTGTTCGCGATAGCATGCGCTTTCGTCCATATTGCGCTAGGAAAAGGTGACGGCTTTAAGAGCAGGCTTGCAAATGCTTTTAAACTATCAGCGTTATATCTTGCTGTTCTGCTGGTATCTTTTAAATCATGGTCTTTATATCTAAGCAGTGTTGATGTAACTCCAGCTTTTAGCGCTTCGGGTCCAATAAATTGGGCATCTGCTGCTATGCAGAACAAGATATCGGTGACCCTTGCCGAGCTTAATACGCGTATCTTAAACCCGCTCTATTTTAGTTATGCTACTTTTCACTTCCGTCCTTTAACCATTTTCATGATTGGGGTAGCACTGATTGCACCTATCTCAATTATGAGTAAAGGGCGCAGGCTTCAGGAAACGGCTATAGCAGCAATCCTGCCATTGATGTGCGCAGCTTATATAGCGTTCCTTGTATACTGCTATATTGCGTACTTTTCAGAGTTCGAGTCTAAAAGGCTTGCTTCCTTTGAAAGATATGCTGGCACCTTCTTGATAGCTTGGGCATCTTTTTTGCTATACAAGATTGTCGATCTGAGCTGGAGAGTTTTCAGGAGCGCATACTCGCTAGTTGCCATCTTGGCTGTTGCTCTTCCAGTGTATGGCGTTACTGGATATTACCGGTTGGACCTTCAGAAGATTCGCCCAGAACAGAAAAAAGCAGTCCTCAGGAAGGATGTTTCGCGCTTGTCTGACATGATCTGGAAGAAACTCAAGCCAGGCGATTCAGTTTACTTCATCGCCCAAAACACCAAAGGCCTTGAAAAGCTAGCTTTCACCTATGAAATGCAGCCGTTTAAGGCAAATAACTGGTGCTGGACTTTAGGTAAAAAATACTATGACAGCGATGTATGGACCTGCGACAAGACCCTTTCGGAAGTCATGAAGGGTTACAAGTATCTTGCAATTTACAAAGCGGATCAGCAGTTCTGGGATTTATTTTCTTCTCACTTTAAAGATGGGGAGAGAAAGGACGAGCTTGCTATATACAAAGCTGATTATGATAAAGATGGGATGTTGCGTTTAACTGAGGTTAAATAGAAAAACACAACTAAAGGCCCCTGACGGGGCCTTTAGTTTAACCTTCAGTGTGAGTCCTTCTGGACACTGAAGGTCCAGGTCCGCTAGATGACCAAGTCAGGGTTAATGTGTCACCGGCCTCTAGCCTGACGGCCTGTACAGGCGATGTAGGTATATTAACCGCGTCAGCCCCGCGAGATACCGTAGCCTGTGTGATTGAAGCAGTGCCTTGTATATACACTGTGCAAGGAAGCCTCGTATCATTAAGCCAAGTTCCACGCGTTCCGCCAGTGACAGAGGTGAGGCTCATAGTAGCTGCAGTTCTAACGTCAGTGGTATTAATAAAAATGGATGCATCGATATCATAAATACTCCGCTTCCTTGTGCCTGAGCCAGCATCAGTGAATCCACCTGCCCCCGTGTTCCAGTTATTAACCGCAGCATTTTTAACTTCGTATCCTATCGCAACCGACTGCACCTCTATCAATTCAAAGTAACCGCCATCGATCAGCCCGTTAAATCCTTGAGCTACAAATCTCTGGCTTGAATAGCAGTTCAGGAATTTGGAATACCTTCCTCTATCTACAAAATCTCCTGTAGATGCGTTCAGGTTTTCATTCCCCATACCTATGAAGGTGTTGAAACGGCAGTTTGAACTGATGTTGGTGCCGTACTCGCTATTTGCCTCGCATGACCCACCTAAAAACTGATTCCCATCCCCCCAAGTCATACTGAGTCCGCGAGCCATCCCTTCCATATATAAACTAATGAAATTGTTATTTGTTGGACTTCCTTCTCCGCCGCCCGCTCGCGTGCCTACAGTCATGAGCATGTAGTGGCACACTGAATTTGGCCACCTGAACAGAGGTGATATGCTCGCCTCAGAACAATACAGGTGCCCCAATGAAAAAAAGAAATTTCAGTGCAGAGTTCAAACGCGAATCAGCCCAGCTTGTCGTCGATCAGAATTACACCGTTGCTGAAGCGGCTGAAGCGATGGATATAGGGCTTTCTACCATGACGCGCTGGGTTAAACAGTTGCGTGATGAACGTCAGGGCAAAACGCCAAAAGCCTCGCCGATAACGCCGGAACAAATTGAAATTCGTGAGCTGAAGAAAAAACTTCAACGTATTGAAATGGAAAATGACATATTAAAAAAGGCTACCGCGCTCTTGATGTCAGACTCCCTGAACAGTTCTCGTTAATCGGGAAGCTCAGAGCGCGTTATCCCGTGGCGATACTGTGCCATGTGTTTGGGGTTCACCGTAGCAGCTACAAATACTGGAAAAGTCGTCCTGATGAACCGGATATCAGGCGGACAGCGTTGCGTAGCCAGGTGCAGGAGTTACACAGCATCAGTCATGGCTCAGCGGGCGCAAGAAGCATTGCCACTATGGCAACACTTAAAGGCTTCCGTATGGGGCGCTGGCTTGCTGGCAAACTCATGAAAGAGCTGGGACTTGTAAGCTGCCAGCAGCCAACACACCGGTATAAGCGCGGTGGACAGGAACACATCGCTATACCGAACCACCTTGATCGTCAGTTCGCGGTCATCGAGCCCAACCAGGTATGGTGCGGCGACGTGACTTATATCTGGACAGGAAAACGTTGGGCATATCTTGCTGTTGTTCTCGACCTGTTCGCCAGAAAACCCGTGGGCTGGGCAATGTCATTCTCACCGGACAGCAAACTCACTATGAAAGCGCTGGAAATGGCCTGGGAGCGTCGGGGAAAGCCAGGCGGAGTGATGTTCCATAGCGATCAGGGTAGCCACTACACAAGCCGGCAGTTCAGGCAGTTACTGTGGCGTTGCAGGATAAAGCAGAGCATGAGTCGGCGGGGAAATTGCTGGGATAACAGCCCAATGGAGCGGTTCTTCCGGAGCCTGAAAAATGAATGGGTTCCCGTGATGGGATACATGAACTTCAGTGAAGCCTCTCATGCGATCACAGATTACATCGTGGGTTACTACAGCACGCTCAGGCCGCATGAATATAACAGTGGATTACCACCAAACGAATCGGAAAGTCGATACTGGAAAAACTCTAAAG of Pantoea alhagi contains these proteins:
- a CDS encoding 4-amino-4-deoxy-L-arabinose-phospho-UDP flippase — translated: MIYLITIACVIGIAVGQILFKLSSSALSKSGSLFSFDTLVILVPALALYGVTTLAWIWVLQKIELGKAYPFMALAFVLVPVGSHFLLGEKFNLSYFLGVALIMVGIIITLRSAS
- the gntT gene encoding gluconate transporter, giving the protein MPLVIVAVGVALLLLLMIRFKLNGFIALILVALVVGIMQGMPVDKVIASIKAGVGSTLGSLALIMGFGAMLGKLLADCGGAQRIATTLIAKFGHRHIQWAVVLTGFTVGFALFYEVGFVLMLPLVFSIAASARVPLLYVGVPMATALSVTHGFLPPHPGPTAIATLFNADMGKTLLFGTLLAIPTVILAGPVYARFLKNIDKPIPEGLYNPKTFSEEEMPGFGVSVWTALVPVVLMALRAVAEMVLPKDNPLLPWAEFFGDPVMATLIAVLIGIFTFGLNRGRSMEEVMDTLTDSIKIIAMMLLIIGGGGAFKQVLVDSGVDKYIAGLMHATNLSPIFMAWSIAAVLRIALGSATVAAITAGGIVAPLIATSGASPELMVIAVGAGSVIFSHVNDPGFWLFKEYFNLTIGETMRSWSALETIISVCGLVGCLLLSALI
- a CDS encoding Cof-type HAD-IIB family hydrolase, with protein sequence MADIKLIAVDMDGTFLDDRKNYNRARFAEQYAELKARGIRFVVASGNQYYQLRTFFPEIAHEIAFVAENGAYIIEAGEDRFVGEFPHDDVEKIIDTLARGNYPELNYVLCGYHSAWYFSSTPAAYIEKMRRYCYRLQPVERLDAIHDRLFKFALNLPDEYVPILMADIERHHAGVATAVTSGHGSVDLIIPGLHKAHGLALLQQRWGITHQQVLAFGDGGNDLEMLSQAGFGYAMANAPERVKAAAKYLAPSNNQEGVLHVIQQLLEGRPPFD
- a CDS encoding iron-containing alcohol dehydrogenase, producing MTVKLTSPYQTVAGINVLTSQTIANRQTFFGRGSLQQLLPLLQQTPQATLLFCSRSFLNSSHYAAISPALKPLLIGYEVVTHEASPDNIDHWVARWRGKVERVVAIGGGSVLDAAKAFAAMSQHPLNTLRYLEKTGDTPVSGVTLPLIAVPATAGTGSEVTQNAVVTDQRDNKVKASLRHANFVPQVAILDADLLDGAPDKVLACCAIDAFTHLFEAWLSAKGNMFTRQTALNGLRQFIKGWPDLNRQDERGAEAREAMLMASWLGGLSLSMAGLGVIHGIAGELGAIKAWHHGEVCGRLLFPFLALLDNSEHPQQQALMAELQLALFGAAHPTPASYLAQWLQQHAVFPFWQQKLELSASEVGWIVARANSKNSLVNYSPAQRRWMLEQAYHCTD
- a CDS encoding glycosyltransferase family 2 protein, translating into MRVAVVIPSYKVKKHILNVIGKIGSTVQKIYVIDDCCPEGTGDFVLEHNTDERVSVIKHEVNQGVGGAVMTGYKAAVNDGVDIVVKIDGDDQMEPALIPDFTAPIIAGEADYTKGNRFFNLDNISAMPKIRIFGNAVLSFMTKFSSGYWDIFDPTNGYTAIHTDAIKHLPLSKISTRYFFESDILFRLNTLRAVVVDVPMDAKYEDEESNLKISKIIGDFLYKHGRNFFKRVFYNYYLRDMSIASIELPLGILMFIFGVVVGAVNWADAIRTDIPNTSGTVMLAALPVIIGLQLILAFFGHDIANTPRRTFHNRYKK
- a CDS encoding DUF4225 domain-containing protein; amino-acid sequence: MDHEKIVGYIIDGIGVVLSGFQIVAGAGLLAGSVATGNVIGIVAGSSLIVNGAGSAIEGIDKLRGVPDPSNPVREAYEDTAEFFGFDQRLGLLAYQVVDLTTSYYRVLKLSLKPEAWRLFKYLPTDYYRKVQVMSKPALALKGAGAAAKGAGIGMNLYQMHDAQVKN
- a CDS encoding IS3 family transposase (programmed frameshift) — its product is MKKRNFSAEFKRESAQLVVDQNYTVAEAAEAMDIGLSTMTRWVKQLRDERQGKTPKASPITPEQIEIRELKKKLQRIEMENDIFKKGYRALDVRLPEQFSLIGKLRARYPVAILCHVFGVHRSSYKYWKSRPDEPDIRRTALRSQVQELHSISHGSAGARSIATMATLKGFRMGRWLAGKLMKELGLVSCQQPTHRYKRGGQEHIAIPNHLDRQFAVIEPNQVWCGDVTYIWTGKRWAYLAVVLDLFARKPVGWAMSFSPDSKLTMKALEMAWERRGKPGGVMFHSDQGSHYTSRQFRQLLWRCRIKQSMSRRGNCWDNSPMERFFRSLKNEWVPVMGYMNFSEASHAITDYIVGYYSTLRPHEYNSGLPPNESESRYWKNSKAVASFC